Below is a genomic region from Ignavibacteria bacterium.
TAAAAATTCCCGGTCCTTCAGCTCCCAGGCCGTGGAAGTTGAGGGGATTGTAACACAATACGTGCCGTCTACCTCATCTACAACAAGCTATTATATGATAAGCGGCCAGTTCGGCGGCTCCATAAAGGTTAATACCTCCTCCACTGCACCCGAACTCTTTAAGCGCTACAGGGTTACAGGCACGGTATATATCGACCCTTCGAACAGTGAGGCTTTTATCAGTGAACGCTCAAGAAGCTCACTTGAACCTGCTTCAACTTCCGCCGCCTCTGAAGGAACAGACCCTCTGGTTATACTCCTTGTTGTGCTCTTTGTTCTCCTTGCCGCCATATTTATCTATACACAGATCTCAAGGCGCAGGGAAAGAAATTATGAGGAGGTAATCTATGCGCTCCCTCTAACACCCCAAAGCGAAACAATGCATATTCCGGATACCCGTGGGCCAGAGAAGCCGGTGGCTGAAAAGTATGAGCCTCCCCAGGCAAAACCGCGCATGGAGCCGGTAATTGAAAAACCTTCGCCCGGAATGGAAATGCCTCCAAGAGCGGAAATGCCTCCGCGCAGGGAAGTGCTTAAGACAGAGAAAAAAATACAGGCACCGTTCTTTGATTCTGATTTCAGGACTATAAAAATAGTTCCTGCCGCTCCGCAGACAATCACCTTTATTCCCGGAGTCCTCGAAATCATCTCGGGCGACGACACCGGAAAATCTTTCAGAATTGCCGGATTCCCTACATCCGAGGGAAGCATTGTCTCAATCGGCAGGGAAGTGGTTACCGGCGAAAGGGCTTACGCCCACATCCAGCTTAATGAAAAGTTCAGAACCGTCTCGCGCAGGCAGGCTGAACTGATCTATAAGGACCATAAGCTCTTCGTCAGAAACTTAAGCGAGACAAACCTTACACAGGTCGACGGCGTGGAGCTTAAACCGGGCGAATGCGCGGAACTAAAACCTGATGCTAAAATCAGAACAGGAGAACTGGAATTTCAGTATAAAATAAATTAATAATTCCCGGCTAAATAAATGCCTGAACTTGAACTTTATTCGGTTTCATATACCGGCAGGAGAAGTAATAATGAGGATTCCTGCACCACACTGTCCTTTAACGGGAATGCGTATTTCCTCGCCGTGGCCGACGGTATGGGAGGCGCCGCAGGTGGAGAGGTCGCAAGCAGAATCGTAATCGAAACGGCTAAGAACTACCTGAACGATAATTTCACTACGCGCGTCTACCCCGAGGACCTGAAGGAAATGCTCCGGAGAATATTCGACCTGGCTCAGGAGGCGGTGGCTAAGGAACAAAAGGAAAAACCGGAACTGGAAGGCATGGGCTCTACTCTTGCATGCGCCCTTGTTGCAGGGGATAAATATGTAGTCGGCAACCTGGGCGACAGCAGGCTCTACCTCCTCAAACGCGGAAACCTCCAGCTTATGACGGAAGATCATACCTACGTCCGGCAGCTCCAGAAGGAGCTTGG
It encodes:
- a CDS encoding FHA domain-containing protein translates to MRKYIVPASALLVLFWSAIIFSQPKKIAIEEITKNSRSFSSQAVEVEGIVTQYVPSTSSTTSYYMISGQFGGSIKVNTSSTAPELFKRYRVTGTVYIDPSNSEAFISERSRSSLEPASTSAASEGTDPLVILLVVLFVLLAAIFIYTQISRRRERNYEEVIYALPLTPQSETMHIPDTRGPEKPVAEKYEPPQAKPRMEPVIEKPSPGMEMPPRAEMPPRREVLKTEKKIQAPFFDSDFRTIKIVPAAPQTITFIPGVLEIISGDDTGKSFRIAGFPTSEGSIVSIGREVVTGERAYAHIQLNEKFRTVSRRQAELIYKDHKLFVRNLSETNLTQVDGVELKPGECAELKPDAKIRTGELEFQYKIN